A single window of Deltaproteobacteria bacterium DNA harbors:
- a CDS encoding methionine adenosyltransferase produces the protein MSMTHFLFTSESVTEGHPDKVADSISDAILDAIMAQDKQCRVACETLVTTGMAIIAGEITTDCWVDMPHIVRDTIREIGYNNSGMGFDWETCAVLTSIDKQSPDISQGVTPGEGLFEEQGAGDQGLMFGYACDETPVLMPMPIYYAHRITRRLAEVRKTGVLDFLRPDGKAQVTVEYDAHKPRRVDTVVVAAQHVPQVKYDTLREGILEEVIRKVIPEHMLDDQTKYFINATGRFVIGGPMGDCGLTGRKIIVDTYGGQGSHGGGCFSGKDPTKVDRSGSYMARYVAKNVVAAGLAERCEVQIAYCIGVAEPVSLMIDTYGTSKIPPDRIAEIVRDSFSFKPADMIRHLKLLRPIYKKTACYGHFGRNDPDFTWERTDMADELREKAGL, from the coding sequence ATGTCAATGACTCATTTCCTGTTCACTTCTGAATCTGTGACTGAAGGCCATCCTGACAAGGTGGCGGATTCAATTTCTGACGCCATTCTAGATGCCATTATGGCTCAGGACAAGCAATGCCGGGTGGCCTGTGAGACCCTGGTCACCACCGGTATGGCCATAATTGCCGGGGAGATTACCACTGACTGCTGGGTGGATATGCCCCATATAGTCAGGGATACCATCCGGGAGATCGGCTACAACAATTCCGGTATGGGATTCGACTGGGAAACCTGTGCAGTGCTCACCTCCATAGACAAACAATCCCCGGACATTTCTCAAGGAGTTACTCCGGGTGAGGGTCTTTTTGAAGAACAGGGCGCGGGCGACCAGGGACTGATGTTCGGCTATGCCTGTGACGAAACCCCGGTGCTGATGCCCATGCCCATATACTACGCCCATCGAATAACCCGTCGCCTCGCAGAAGTGAGAAAGACGGGAGTGCTCGATTTTCTCCGGCCCGACGGCAAGGCTCAGGTGACGGTGGAATATGACGCGCATAAGCCGAGAAGGGTGGACACGGTAGTGGTGGCCGCCCAGCACGTTCCCCAGGTAAAATACGACACTCTGCGTGAGGGAATCCTCGAAGAAGTAATTCGCAAGGTAATACCCGAACACATGTTGGACGATCAGACAAAATATTTTATCAATGCCACAGGCAGATTTGTCATCGGGGGGCCCATGGGAGACTGCGGCCTCACCGGGCGGAAAATTATCGTCGACACTTACGGAGGGCAGGGCAGCCATGGAGGAGGTTGTTTTTCCGGCAAGGACCCCACCAAGGTTGATCGCAGCGGCTCTTATATGGCCCGCTACGTTGCCAAGAATGTCGTGGCAGCAGGTCTGGCCGAACGATGTGAAGTACAAATTGCTTATTGCATAGGTGTTGCTGAGCCGGTGAGCCTGATGATAGATACTTATGGCACCAGCAAAATACCCCCTGATCGCATTGCCGAGATCGTCAGAGACAGCTTCAGCTTCAAGCCGGCCGATATGATACGCCACCTCAAGCTCCTGAGGCCTATCTATAAAAAGACTGCCTGTTACGGCCACTTTGGCCGGAATGATCCAGATTTTACCTGGGAGAGAACGGACATGGCTGACGAGCTTCGGGAAAAGGCAGGCTTGTGA
- a CDS encoding aspartate 1-decarboxylase: protein MQRILLKAKIHRARITEARLDYEGSLTIDATLMALADIAPYEQVKVYNLSNGERFDTYAIEGKAGSGEICLNGAAARKGEPGDLVIITTYALFEAEEAACHEPRLVFLDEANRPVDRTVATAV from the coding sequence ATGCAAAGAATTCTTCTCAAGGCCAAAATTCACCGGGCCAGGATTACCGAGGCAAGGTTGGACTACGAAGGCAGCCTGACAATTGATGCCACCCTCATGGCATTGGCAGACATTGCGCCGTATGAGCAGGTAAAGGTCTATAACCTTTCCAATGGCGAGCGCTTCGATACCTATGCGATAGAGGGCAAGGCGGGCTCAGGAGAGATATGCCTCAATGGGGCAGCTGCCCGCAAAGGAGAACCGGGTGATCTTGTCATCATTACCACCTATGCTCTGTTCGAGGCGGAAGAGGCTGCTTGCCATGAGCCTCGACTGGTATTTCTGGACGAAGCAAACAGACCGGTGGACAGAACAGTGGCAACAGCGGTCTGA
- the rsmA gene encoding ribosomal RNA small subunit methyltransferase A, with protein sequence MTSPRRALKTMGRRPAKRLGQHFLVNPRTAVKIAGAIQPGPGDWVVDIGAGFGALTEPLLQSGARVMAVEIDPDLALFLGKKFSTAAAAGLLSTICMDILELDLPRLSSIVGKKLKLAGNLPYNISSPLLFKVMESAQYVERAVFMLQQEVAQRLLARPGSKEHGILSVMAAYHCERSRLMRLKPTQFYPQPRVSSMVVQLQFRPWPDTLEVDPGWLFTVVKAAFGHRRKTLKNSLRMSGLPGLTAEVAEKAARQSGIDPGCRPQSLALEEFLKLAKELASRLEQ encoded by the coding sequence ATGACATCTCCACGCCGAGCGCTGAAGACTATGGGGCGGAGGCCGGCAAAGAGACTGGGACAGCATTTTCTGGTCAATCCCAGAACAGCAGTCAAAATTGCCGGGGCCATCCAGCCAGGACCAGGAGATTGGGTTGTCGATATTGGTGCAGGCTTTGGAGCCCTCACCGAACCACTGCTGCAAAGCGGTGCCAGAGTTATGGCAGTGGAAATCGATCCGGACCTGGCGCTGTTTTTGGGGAAGAAATTCTCGACTGCGGCTGCTGCCGGTCTGCTTTCTACGATCTGCATGGACATTCTCGAGCTGGATCTGCCGCGTTTGAGCAGCATAGTTGGCAAGAAATTGAAGCTTGCAGGTAATCTGCCATATAACATCAGCAGTCCGCTGCTGTTCAAGGTTATGGAGTCGGCGCAATATGTGGAGAGAGCAGTGTTCATGTTGCAACAGGAGGTTGCCCAGAGGCTGCTGGCTCGTCCCGGCAGCAAGGAGCATGGCATTCTGTCTGTCATGGCCGCCTACCACTGTGAACGAAGTCGGTTGATGCGGCTCAAGCCCACCCAGTTCTATCCGCAACCCCGGGTGAGCTCAATGGTTGTACAACTGCAGTTTCGGCCGTGGCCTGATACGCTGGAGGTAGACCCTGGCTGGTTATTCACCGTGGTGAAGGCAGCCTTTGGCCACCGCCGCAAGACCCTGAAAAACAGCTTGAGAATGAGTGGCCTTCCGGGCCTGACGGCCGAGGTGGCAGAGAAGGCGGCGCGCCAGAGTGGCATCGATCCAGGGTGTCGGCCGCAAAGTCTGGCCCTGGAGGAATTCCTCAAATTGGCCAAGGAGTTGGCATCTCGTCTCGAGCAATAG
- a CDS encoding DUF2062 domain-containing protein: MIPRLWQRQALSPRFWWQEFLRQLQELRGKPHEISLGMAIGVFISLTPTIPFHTVLAVSLALIFRASKLAAALGVWLSNPLTIPIFYYAAYKVGHFFLSRPEFQLPPDYSLLTICRLGGDVLLTMLLGGVILGIVPAILAYVLTFRFTNSPRFQGFRQKAAAQRADQAANPNRESE; encoded by the coding sequence ATGATACCCCGACTGTGGCAGCGCCAGGCTCTGAGTCCCCGCTTCTGGTGGCAAGAATTTCTCCGGCAGCTTCAGGAGCTGCGGGGGAAACCGCATGAAATTTCACTTGGCATGGCCATAGGGGTATTCATCTCCTTGACGCCTACCATACCCTTTCATACAGTTCTGGCCGTCAGCCTGGCACTGATTTTCAGGGCGAGCAAGCTGGCCGCCGCCCTGGGAGTGTGGCTGAGCAATCCTTTGACCATACCAATCTTCTACTATGCTGCCTACAAGGTAGGACACTTCTTTTTGAGTCGGCCTGAATTCCAACTGCCACCCGACTACTCGCTGCTCACCATCTGTCGACTTGGTGGAGATGTGCTGCTCACCATGCTCCTGGGGGGAGTTATACTTGGAATTGTGCCCGCCATCCTGGCCTATGTCTTGACCTTTCGCTTTACCAATTCACCCCGCTTCCAGGGTTTCAGGCAGAAGGCAGCGGCACAACGAGCAGACCAGGCAGCAAATCCCAACAGGGAGTCGGAGTGA